The following is a genomic window from Nitrospirota bacterium.
TATTCTTGGAGAAATTTGGGGGCGACAGCCTGGAAGAGACCCGGCGCAACTATGAGGGGTACGTTCGCCAGGTGAAAGAGAGGTGACCGCGGTGGACAAGACAATCTCACGATTCTGTTTCGGCTTGACCGCGCTTGCGGCGGGTGCTTGTACGGAAGTGATGGGTCCGCCGGACATGGTGCTGGAGGCTGATTCGGTGCAGGTGTCCGATGCGGAAGGGGATCAAGTTTCCTCCGGGGGCTTTGCGTTCTATGATGGCTGGAGCTACGTCGTAAACGTTCTGGCCTATAGGATCGTGGAGGAGCAGGATGCTCGAAAAGAGCCGGTTCCGACCATTAATCGTGACGGCGCTCGCATCCAAGTCCTTCCGGGTGTGCTCGTGGATCTCCACATGGACTATTTTTTCGTTTCGGATTGCACGCTTTTCCCCGCCGCGTCCTCCCTTCGCCAAGACGAGGAATACTGGCAGCTCTCTCAGGTCGGGGTCCAGAGCAAGGACTGCGCCATCCTGCTCCCCGCCGATCAGCTCGAGGCTCAGAAGAAGGGGGGCGCGTTGCCGGAATGCCTCCTGATGGGCATCGGGCCGGAGGACAACGGCAAGGTGGTCCTCGCGCGCACGGGACCCAACGGTCGGTTGATCCTGAAAATGCGATTTACAGACCCCGACCCGGACACCGATATTCAGGCGTTCTTTATGAAACTTCTCGCCATCTCCGGAGGCGCCTCGATGGCCTTCCAAATCCCCACGGAGGCCGGCAACGTCTGCGGTCAGACCGGCGGCGGGCTCGCACCGCCGCGGCTGCCTAGCTTCTTCCGGCGGCCTCCACCCCGGCTGAGATAGCGTAAACAAGTCGAACAGCGTAGGCTGGCGCCGTGGAAATCCGCGCTGTATCTTTGTGCAAGTCTTTCCGTCACAAGACAGGTGTAATCGAGGTCCTCAAGGGTCTCGATCTGTCGGTGGGCCAGGCGCAGGCCGTGGCCATCATGGGAGCCTCAGGGGCGGGGAAGAGCACGCTCCTTCATATTCTCGGTACGCTGGATCACCCCACCTCCGGAACGGTGACCTACGATGGCTTGGAGCTGAATGGCCGAAATGGCCAGGATCTGACCCGGTTCCGCAACGAAAATATCGGATTCGTATTCCAAGCCTTCTTCCTCCTCCCCGAATTTACGGCCCGGGAAAACGTGATGATGCCGGCATTGATCCGGGGCATGACTCCCGCGGAGGCGCAATCCACGGCGGAGGAGATCCTGCGGGCGGTCGGTCTCGAAAACAGGTCTCGACACAGGCCGGGCGAGCTTTCAGGCGGCGAGCAACAACGGGTGGCCATCGCGCGTGCGCTGATCCTGAAACCGCGGATTCTCCTGGCCGATGAACCGACGGGGAATCTCGATCAGAACACGGGGGCTGAAATCTTCGAGCTGCTGCGGAAACTCCAGCACGACGGCGGGATGACGCTCATCATGGCCACTCACAATCTCCACCTTTCGGCCAGGATGGACGTGGCTTACCGGCTGGAGGGCGGCAAGCTTCAGCCCGCCTGATCAGCGGTCGGGGGTCGGCGTTCAGAGGTCCGGAACCAGGAACCAGGAACCAGGAACCAGGAACCAGGAACCAGGAACCAGGAACTAGGAACTAGGAACCTTCCCACGTATACTTTCCAGCCATGCTGAAGGAACGTATCGCCGTGCTCATGAGCGGCGGAGTCGACAGCTCCGTCGCCGCCGCCCTGCTCAAGGAACAGGGACATGACCCTATCGGCCTCACCTACAACATCGGTCCCTCGCGAGTTCACGGAATCGCGGGTTCACGGGATCACGGTTCACGCTGCTGCGGCATGGACGACATGACCGATGCCGCGACCATCGCATCCCAACTTGGAATTCCCCACTATGTCCTCAATGTCCGGGATTCGTTCGCGCGCGGGGTCATCGGAGATTTCGTCGAGAGCTACCTGAAGGGCGAAACTCCGCTGCCCTGCGCCCACTGCAACACGCGGGTGAAGTGGGGAGAAATGGCCGATCGGGCCAGGGAGATGGGGGCGAGCCGCATGGCCACGGGGCACTATGCAAAAGTCGATTGGGATGCGTCGCGAGGCCGGCACGTATTGAAGCGGGCCATGGATCTTGAGAAGGATCAGTCCTACTTTCTTTTCGGCCTCAGCCAGGAGCAACTTGCGTCCGCGATCTTTCCGCTTGGGGACCTCACCAAGCCCGAAGTTCGTGAGCGCGCCGAGGCGTTGGGGTTGGTCGTCTCCGACAAGAAGGACAGCCAGGAGCTTTGCTTCGTTTCCTCCGGCCACTACTCCGAAGTCATTGCGCCTCACGCCTCACGCCTCACGCCTCACGCCGCCGGAGAGATTGTGGATGTCTCCGGCGCCGTCCTCGGCACTCACGACGGCTTCTTCAAATTCACCGTGGGGCAGCGGCGGGGTCTCGGACTGAACGGCGGACCTTACTACGTGAAATCCATCGATTCCGCCACGAGGAAGGTCGTGGTCGGCAACGCGGATTCCACATTGACCGACAGCCTGACGGCTCGTGATCCCAATCTGATCGGCTACGAGTCTTGGGAGTCAGTGGGGAGGGTTCGCGCCCGAGTTCGATACCGGCACAAAGGCGAATGGGGTTCGGTGCGATGGGACGGCCAAAGACTGAAGGTGGAGTTTGAAAATCCGGTTCGAGCCGTTGCGCCGGGGCAAGCCGTGGTCTTCTACCGCGAGGATGAAATCGTGGGCGGAGCGTGGATCACACCGGGATGAGCGTTCAGCAGTCAGCGGTCAGCCTTCAGCCCGAAGTCATCTGGAATAGCCACGTGACTATAGTCCTAGAGCTGAAAGCTGATTGCTGATGGCTGAAAGCTCAAACACAACGTTCACCGTCATCTCCATGGGCTGCCGCACGAATTATTCCGATTCCCAGGCGCTCAAGCAGAAACTGGCGGCCGAAGGGTT
Proteins encoded in this region:
- a CDS encoding ABC transporter ATP-binding protein; protein product: MEIRAVSLCKSFRHKTGVIEVLKGLDLSVGQAQAVAIMGASGAGKSTLLHILGTLDHPTSGTVTYDGLELNGRNGQDLTRFRNENIGFVFQAFFLLPEFTARENVMMPALIRGMTPAEAQSTAEEILRAVGLENRSRHRPGELSGGEQQRVAIARALILKPRILLADEPTGNLDQNTGAEIFELLRKLQHDGGMTLIMATHNLHLSARMDVAYRLEGGKLQPA
- the mnmA gene encoding tRNA 2-thiouridine(34) synthase MnmA → MLKERIAVLMSGGVDSSVAAALLKEQGHDPIGLTYNIGPSRVHGIAGSRDHGSRCCGMDDMTDAATIASQLGIPHYVLNVRDSFARGVIGDFVESYLKGETPLPCAHCNTRVKWGEMADRAREMGASRMATGHYAKVDWDASRGRHVLKRAMDLEKDQSYFLFGLSQEQLASAIFPLGDLTKPEVRERAEALGLVVSDKKDSQELCFVSSGHYSEVIAPHASRLTPHAAGEIVDVSGAVLGTHDGFFKFTVGQRRGLGLNGGPYYVKSIDSATRKVVVGNADSTLTDSLTARDPNLIGYESWESVGRVRARVRYRHKGEWGSVRWDGQRLKVEFENPVRAVAPGQAVVFYREDEIVGGAWITPG